The following coding sequences lie in one Ostrea edulis chromosome 8, xbOstEdul1.1, whole genome shotgun sequence genomic window:
- the LOC125663019 gene encoding zinc finger MYM-type protein 1-like, with the protein MGEKQELEFEVLSKLYQAPVETLQGILKGNKIITEPNKADKTMAVKAILTWLDKEDSSDDGNTTALLLLNDALTANKITVKTEKAPEPKPSDTKNQHPTLCHKDFKLSGKKAPVQRSFQGSWFDSRPWLHYDEPRDLAFCHVCMVAKRDGKLTSTKADKAFLESGFSNWKDATAGFKSHEKTECHQAAVERVVTLPKVTKDVGEMLSVSHANGKEVNRQCLLNVLSSIRFIARQGLALRGDGDDSESNYIQLLKLRGEDDSKILDWIKRKNDKYTCAESQNEMLKIMALSILRDVAQNIKNSVFYSIMADETTDKSNREQIVLVIRHVNENLEPQEEFIGLTKVPSIDADTLTKTIEDCLLRMNLSLNNCRGQCYDGASNMSGAKKGVATQINEKEPRAVYTHCYGHALNLAVGDTVKQSKTMRDALDTTHEISKLLKYSPKRDSLFEKLKQELAPQTPGFRTLCPTRWTVRAASLKSVVDNYIVLQDLWDECDSKDSEIRARILGVSAQMRTFEYLFGVMLPHEILSLTDNLSKSLQQESLSASEGQRLAKRTLDSLVNLRSDDSFDSFWTTVQSQSDRVDVNEPVVPRRRKAPKRYETGDGIGYHPETVQTVFRPKYFEAIDLAMASVKDRFDQPGYRVLQNVEDLLIKSAQPIRTEELDFVCEFYGSDVNRDRLEAQLQMLRAHFVNAEQGKVALADVMKFLSDQSVPERALFSEVVVLLKILLVMPATNATSERTFSALRRIKTYLRSTMTQVRLNNLMMLHIHKDKTDSLDLCAIADEFATTKERRRCVFGKFK; encoded by the exons ATGGGAGAAAAGCAAGAGTTGGAGTTTGAGGTCTTGTCCAAGCTGTACCAAGCACCAGTTGAGACTCTTCAGGGTATCTTAAAAGGCAACAAGATCATCACAGAGCCAAACAAGGCAGACAAGACTATGGCAGTGAAAGCCATCTTGACATGGCTGGATAAGGAGGACAGTAGTGATGACGGCAACACGACTGCTTTATTACTACTGAATGATGCATTGACAGCAAATAAAATCACAGTTAAGACAGAAAAGGCTCCAGAACCGAAACCAAGTGACACCAAGAACCAACATCCAACCTTGTGTCATAAAGACTTCAAATTAAGTG GTAAGAAAGCCCCTGTTCAGAGATCATTCCAAGGTAGTTGGTTCGATTCCCGTCCATGGTTACACTACGATGAGCCCCGCGATCTTGCGTTCTGTCACGTGTGCATGGTAGCTAAACGAGATGGCAAGCTCACATCTACTAAAGCGGACAAGGCGTTCCTTGAGTCAGGATTCTCAAACTGGAAAGATGCAACGGCAGGGTTCAAGAGCCACGAGAAAACAGAATGCCACCAGGCAGCGGTCGAGCGTGTGGTCACCTTGCCAAAAGTGACCAAGGATGTAGGTGAAATGCTGTCAGTGTCACATGCAAATGGCAAAGAAGTCAACCGACAGTGTCTGTTAAATGTCCTATCTTCAATCAGATTCATTGCCCGCCAAGGATTAGCGTTGCGCGGTGATGGTGACGACAGTGAAAGTAATTATATACAGTTACTGAAGCTCAGAGGTGAAGATGATTCCAAAATTCTAGACTGGATAAAACGTAAAAATGACAAGTATACGTGTGCAGAGTCccaaaatgaaatgttgaaaatCATGGCGTTATCCATTCTGAGAGATGTCGCACAGAACATAAAGAATTCTGTGTTCTACTCGATCATGGCAGATGAAACCACAGACAAATCAAACCGTGAACAAATTGTGCTTGTGATTagacatgtaaatgaaaatctAGAACCACAAGAGGAATTTATTGGATTAACCAAAGTGCCCTCAATTGATGCAGACACGTTGACCAAGACCATCGAAGATTGTCTGTTGAGAATGAACCTGTCATTGAACAATTGCCGTGGTCAATGCTACGATGGGGCAAGCAATATGTCTGGTGCAAAAAAGGGCGTGGCTACTCAAATCAACGAGAAGGAGCCCCGTGCAGTGTACACTCATTGTTATGGGCATGCGCTGAACCTGGCTGTGGGCGATACAGTGAAACAGTCTAAAACCATGAGGGATGCGCTTGACACGACTCAcgaaatttcaaagttgttgAAATATTCCCCTAAACGCGACAGTCTGTTCGAGAAATTGAAGCAGGAACTCGCCCCTCAGACGCCGGGTTTTAGGACGCTGTGTCCCACTCGCTGGACCGTCCGTGCAGCTAGTCTGAAAAGTGTGGTAGATAACTACATAGTGCTACAGGATCTATGGGACGAGTGTGACTCCAAGGACTCGGAGATCAGGGCTCGTATACTCGGAGTGTCTGCACAGATGAGGACGTTCGAATACTTGTTCGGCGTAATGCTTCCGCACGAAATCCTTTCGTTGACGGACAACCTCAGCAAATCTCTGCAGCAAGAGTCACTGTCAGCATCTGAGGGCCAGCGACTAGCAAAGCGGACTCTGGACAGTTTGGTAAATTTGCGCTCGGACGACAGTTTCGATTCCTTCTGGACTACAGTTCAAAGCCAGAGTGATCGCGTGGATGTGAATGAACCCGTTGTTCCCCGGAGGAGAAAGGCACCAAAACGGTATGAGACTGGCGACGGTATTGGGTACCATCCCGAGACAGTGCAGACCGTGTTCCGGCCTAAGTACTTCGAGGCGATCGATCTTGCCATGGCCAGTGTAAAGGACAGGTTCGACCAGCCGGGATACCGTGTTCTTCAGAACGTCGAGGACCTGCTGATCAAATCTGCACAGCCAATCAGGACAGAAGAGCTGGACTTTGTGTGTGAGTTCTATGGTAGTGACGTCAACCGCGACAGATTAGAGGCACAGCTACAGATGCTACGTGCCCATTTCGTGAACGCTGAACAGGGGAAAGTTGCGCTCGCTGACGTCATGAAATTTCTGTCAGACCAGTCAGTGCCAGAGCGAGCACTATTCTCGGAGGTCGTGGTATTGCTGAAGATACTATTAGTAATGCCAGCTACAAACGCTACCAGTGAGCGCACATTCTCCGCACTTCGGCGCATCAAAACATACTTGCGTTCGACAATGACCCAAGTGCGTTTGAACAATCTAATGATGTTACATATCCACAAGGACAAAACAGATTCGCTAGACCTGTGTGCGATTGCTGACGAATTCGCAACAACAAAAGAGCGACGGCGGTGTGTTTTTGGAAAGTTTAAGTGA